The Deinococcus aquaticus genomic interval GAGTGGTGGCCCCGGCCCATCATTGCCGCCACCCGCGACTCCTGGGTCACGGACCTGCTGGCGGGGCTGGGCGCCGAGAATGCCCTCGCGGGCCGCGCGGGCCGCAGCACGCCTCTGACCCTGGACGAGGTACGCGCCGCGCAGCCCGACCTGATCGTGTGCTCGTGGTGCGGCGCGAAGAAACTCCGCCCGGAGGTCATCGAGGCGCGCGGCCTGGGGGTCCCGGTCGTCGCCATTCACGAGAGTGGCCTGGGCCGCCCCGGCCCCCGCCTGCTGGAAGGCGCGCGGCAACTGCGCGCCGCGCTGGACGCCCTGCCCAGCCAGAATTAGGACCTGCGCCCCTCCGCCTCCCAGCCCAGCACCGCCCGCAGGCCGCTCAGGCAGTCCTCGCGGTAGGCGCCCAGGTCCGGGTCCGGATCCGCCAGAAAGCGCACGCTGAGGCCCTCGACCAGCGCCCGGAGCAGGCGCGCCCGCCCCGCCGCGCCCGCCTCGCCGGACAGCCGCGCCAGTTCCAGATCCACTGCCAGCGAATCCGCCAGGAACGCCCGCTGCACCGCCATGAGTGCCGGGTCGCGCGTGGCCGCCGCCAGAAAATCCAGGGACACCGTGTAGAACCGCCGCGTGTTCTCCAGCCCGTAGAACTGGTTGTCCACGTACGCGCGCAGCTTCCCGTCCGGCGACCCGGCCTGCCGCACCGCGCGCCGCGTCGCCACCGCGATCGTCCGCGAGAAGCGCCGCATGACCGCCGCCAGCAGCCCCGCCCGGCTCCCGAAGTGATACACCAGCGTGCCCCGGCTCACGCCCGCATGCGCCGCGATGTCCGCCAGCGTCACGCCCGCGTACCCCCGCTCGTAGATCGCCAGGTACGCGGCCTTCTCCAGCGCCGCCCGCCGCGCACGGTCCTGAATGGGATTCACCTTGCGCGCCATGCCGCCCAGCATCCCGGCTGCGCGGGCCGAGGTCAAGGGAGGAGGGGTGCGGGAAGCCGTGCAGGGTCCCCACGGCCTGCCTCCCGCGCCCCTTCACGCCAGCAGCGCGACCAGCAGCGTGACGCTCAGCGCGGCCAGTCCCATGCCGATGGAACTGGCGGCCCCCGTGTGCTCGCCTTCCTCGCGGGCGCGGGCGGTGCCGATGCCGTGCGCGACGGCCCCCAGGGCGATACCGCGCGCCAGCGGGTGCGTGACGCCCAGGGCACTCAGGGTGGAGGGGAGGATCAGCGCGCCGATCAGGCCGGACAGGACGGCCAGCGTGGCGGCCAGGGCGGGCGGCGCCTGCGTGAACGGCGCGAGTTGCAGCGCGACGGGGCTGGTGGCGGGCGCAGTCAGCAGGGCGCGCGCGGCGTCGGGTGTCAGGTGCAGCAGGTGGGCCAGTCCGGCGTCGGCTGCCACGGCGATCAGGGTGCCGCTGAGGCCGCCGAGCAGCAGGGCGCGCCACTGCCGGGCCAGCAGGGCGCGCAGGCGGTACAGCGGCACGGCCAGCGCCACGACCGCCGGGGCGAGCAGGGTGGTCAGGGGCTGCACGTCCCGCAGGTACGTGTCGTAGGGCGCGCGCGTGAGTAGCAGCAGCGCGGCGACGATCAGCGTGCCGATCAGGGTGGGATTCGCCAGCGGGGAGCGCACCCGCAGTTGCGCCAGCACGCCGGCCGCGAACGCCAGCAGCGTGACGGTCAGCCAGATCACGGGCGCTCCGGGTGGTCCGGGCTGCCTTCCGGGCGCAGCAGCCGCGAGGCGAGCAGTCCGGCCACGCCCGCGCCCAGCAGCAGCGCGGCCGTCATGACCAGCAGCCACAGGCCCCACGCGGCCCCGGCCCCCAGGAATTGCAGGAAACCCACGGTGGCCGGCACGAACAGCAGGCCCAGGATGCCCAGCAGGCCGTCGGCGGCGTCCGCGATCCAGTGCAGGCGCACCAGTCCGGTCCCCAGCGCCGCCCACAGCAGCGCCATGCCCACCACCGACCCCGGCAGCGGCAGGTGCAGCGCGCCCACCAGCGCCTGCCCCAGCGCCGCGAAGGCCATCAGGACGCCCAGGCCCAGCAGGAAGCGGGCCGGGGCGTTCAGGCGGGCCGTCAGGGACGCGGGCGCCGGTGGTGTGGGTGCCGGGGATGGCGGGGTCACGGCCCGTTCAGACGGCGGGCGCGTTCAGGCGGGCCAGCATGCCGCGCACGACCTGCTTGGCGTGCCGCGCGACCAGCGGCATGAACTCGCGGTAATCCACCTTCGCGTCGTGGTCGGCGGTGTCGCTGACCGAGCGGATTACCACGAACGGCACGCCCGCTTTGGCGCACACCTGCGCGACGGCCGCGCCCTCCATCTCGGCGCAGGCCGCGCCGAAGCGTGTCCAGAGGCGCTGCACGCCCTCGCGGGACGCGATGAACTGATCCCCGCTCGCCACGCGGCCGTCCAGCACGCGCACGCCCTCCACATCCCGCGCGGCTTCCAGGGCCACGGCGCGCAGCGTGTCGTCGGCGGGCCACGCGGGCAACTCGCCCGGCACCGTGCCGACCTCGTACCCCAGCGGGGTTACGTCCACGTCGTGCTGCACGCAGTCCGTGCTGATCACGATGTCACCGACCCGCAGTTCCGGGTGCACGCCGCCCGCCACGCCCGTGAAGATCACGCGGGTCGCGCCCTGCGTCAGCAGGTACGTGGTGGTCATGGCGGCGTTCACCTTGCCGATGCCGCCGCGCGTCAGCAGGACCGGCACGCCGTCCAGCGCGCCCCGGTGCAGGGTCACGCCGGGGAACGTCAGGTCCTCGCGGCCGTGCAGGTCCGCCAGTAACAACTCGATCTCTTCGTCCATCGCGCCAATAATCGCCAGCATTCCTCAGAGTGTACGCGCATGAACGCCGCCCGGGCGGAAACTCACGCGGCGCGCGTATGCTCGGGCACATGACCGACGCCGGACCCAACCCCGCCGATCCCCGCGACACGCTGGCCCCCGCCGCTCTGGACCCCACCGCTCTGGACCCCACCGCTCTGGACACCACCGCGCTGCGCCACCCGGACTCCCTGAAGTGGACGGCCTTCGACCCGGACGTGATTCCCATGTGGGTCGCGGACATGGACTTCGCGGTCGCGCCGCCCATCATGGACGCCCTGCGCGCCCGCCTGGACCGCAGCCTGGGCTACCCGCAACTGATGGGCGACCCCACCCTGAAAGCGCAGCTGGGCGAGTCCCTGGCCCGCCACGGCCTGAGCGGCCTGGGCGCCGAGCACATGACCTTCCTGCCCGGCGTGGTGCCCGGCATCTACGCCGCCGTGCACGCCCTGACCAGCCCCGGCGAGCCCGTGGTGACCATGACGCCCGTGTACCACCCCTTCCACCTGGCGATCACCGATCAGGACCGCCGCGTGGCCGGCGTGCCGCTGCGCGACGCCGACGGCGGGTACGAGATCAACTGGGCCGCCATGGACGCCGCCTCGCGCGGGTCGCGCCTGCTGCTGCTGTGCCACCCGCACAACCCCACGGGGCGCGTGTGGACCGCGCAGGAACTCGGGAAACTGCGCGACCTGGTGCTGGCCCGCGACCTGTTCGTCATGAGCGACGAACTGCACGCCGACCTGCGCTACACGGACGGCCCGTTCGAGAGTTTCGCTGCCGACCCGCGCGTGCAGAGCCGCACCGTCACCCTGACCGGCCCCTGCAAGGCCTTCAACACCGCCGGACTGGGCATCGGCGTGATGGTCAGCCACAACGCCGCGCTGCTGTCCCGCGTGCGCCGGGCCGCCGGGGGCCTGATGGGCCACGAGAGCGCCCTGAGCATCACCATGTGGCAGGCCGCGCTGCGCGACGGCGGCCCCTGGCTGGCCGATACCGTCGAGTACCTGCGCGGCAACCGCGACTTCCTGAGCGCCTACCTGCGCCAGCACCTGCCGTGGGTGAAATTCCACGAGGCGCAGGCCACCTACCTCGCGTGGCTGGACCTGCGTGCCCACCCGCGCGCCGCCGACATTCAGAAATTCCTGCTGGAAGAGGCCAGGGTCGCCGTGCACGACGGCCCGGTCTTCGCGCACGAGGGCCACAAACCCCAGTACCAGGGCTTCATCCGCCTGAACTTCGCCACCAGCCGTGAGCTGCTGACCGAGGCCCTGGACCGCATGACCGCCGCCCTGAACCGCGAGAGGTGAGGAGGCAGTAGGGAGTGGGTCGTGGTCGTGCCACTTCCCACGCCCTGTTTACTGTGCGGTGCGGGTTACACGGACTCCGATTGAATGGGTTGCAAAACCCGTTCAATCCGAGCGGAGCGAGTAGGAGAAAAACGGGTTCCGGGCGTGGAGCTGGCAGATCGGTGGTGTTCCGATCTGTCAGCGAAACAGACGGAATCCGTATTACGGCGCGGTGAGGGCGCGCAGGTTCTCGATCAGGGGGCGCAGGCGCGCGGCGCGGACTTTCAGGGCGGCGCGGTTCACGATCAGGCGCGCGGTCGAGTGGAACAGCACCTCGACTTCCTCCAGGTTGTTGGCGGTCAGGGTGCCGCCGGTCTGCACGAGGTCCACGACCGCGTCGGCCAGGCCGGTCAGGCAGGCCAGTTCGATGTTCCCGCTGAGTTTCACGGTCTCGGCCGTGATACCCCGCGAGTGCAGGTACGCGCGGGCCGCGCGGGGGTACTTGGTGCCCACGCGGGTGATCTCGCCGGTCGCGCCGACCTCGCGGATCAGGGACAGGCGGCACCCGGCGAATTTCAGGTCTACCGGCTCGTACACGGTGCGGCCCGACTCGATCAGTACGTCCTTGCCCACGATTCCGGCGTCGGCCACGCCCAGGTCCACGTAGATCGGCACGTCCTGGTTGCGCAGTTCCAGGATGGTCACGCCCGGAAACTCGTGCCGCAGCGCGCGGGACTTCTCGGGCATGGTCAGCGGCAGGCCCGCCTGCGAGAGCAGCGCGATGGCGTCCTCCAGGATGCGGCCCTTGGGGAGCGCCAGGGTCAGGTGGTCGGGGCCGCGGACCGGGGCGGGGCTCACAGCGTCACCTCCGTGCCGTTCAGGTCGGTGAAGGTCAGGCCAGCGGGTGAATCACTCACCCAGCGGCGGATGCCGCGCGCCGCGCTGAAGGCCCGCAGTTCGGCCGTGTCGTCCGTCCAGGCGAGTTCCGCGTGCAGACCCTGCGCCCGCGCCGCCCGCGCCGAGGCGAGGTCCAGGGCCAGCACCACTTCCGGCTCGGGCGGCAGGACCGGCGCGAGCGCCTGCATCAGCCGTTCCAGCCCCACCGCGAAGCCCGCGCCGGGCAGCCCGCCCTCCAGATCGTAGCGGCCGCCGCCCAGCACCGGCTGGTTCAGGCCCGCCGAGTACGCCCGGAAGGTCAGACCCGTGTAGTACCCGTAGCGGCGGCTGACGCCCAGGTCGAACAGCAGCGGCCCGCCGTACAGCGCCGCCACCCGCCGCAGGTGCGCCACCGCCTCCTGCGCCCGCAGGCCCGGCGCGAGGGCCTGGGCGGCGTCCAGCACCTCGGGCCCGCCGTACAGGTCCGTCAGGGCGTGCAGCGTGCCGCGCACCGTGTCGCTCAGGCCGTGCTGCGCGGCCAGCAGGTCCACGTCCGCGCCGCTCTTGCGGTCGATGGCGTCGTGCACGGCGGCGCGCGCCTCGCCGTTCAGGCCGGCATCCTCCAGCACGGCGTCCACGAAGCCCGGGTACCCGACTTCCAGTTGCGCCTGCACGCCCGTCGTTTCCAGCGCCGCCGCCGCGAGGTGCAGCAGTTCCGCGTCGGACTGCGCGGTCTGCACGCCGATCAGTTCCACGCCCATCTGGTTGAATTCACGCAGGCGGCCCAGTTCGCTGTTCAGGGCGCGCAGCCACAGCCGCCCCCCGTACTGGAGGCGCAGCGGGAACGGCCCCTGCGGGAAGCGCGAGCGCACCAGCCGGCCTACCGCCGTCGTGAACTCGCTGCGCAGCGACAGCACCTGCCCGCCCGAATCGATCAGTTTGAACGCCAGGGCGTCCTGCGGATGGTCCGCGCTGGCGAACTCCAGCGCCGGGACCTCCACCCCCCGGTACCCCCACGCGCTGAAACACGCACTCAGGCGCGCGCGCAGGGCCTCGCGCTGCGACCACTCGGGCGGCAGCACGTCGCGCGTGCCTTCAGGAATGAACCCGGCACGGGCGGACGGACGGATAGACGGACGGGCAGCGGACGAACTCACGCCCGGCATTCTAGACGCCCCCTGGCAGCGCGCGGTCATGCCTGCTCACGGTCCGGGGACGGCAGGAACCGATCCCCTGGAGGAGCACTCCGATTGACGGCCCCACACAGGGAGACGCCTGAAGCCTCCATTTCCCGCCCCGCAGCTGTTCCGGTCCGTGCTGCTCGGCAAAATTCACCCGCTCTGCCCGGTCGTGAAGGGCATGGCTTTATGACCGATGCTCTATACTTGCGGCATGGTTTGCCGTCCGTTTTCCCGCGCCGCCGCGTCCACGCTGCTCCTGACACTGGCCGCCGCGCTCTCGGGATGCTCCCGCACGACCGACACCTTCGCGCCGCACATCAGCGTCACCAGTGACGGCAGCGCCAGCCGCGAGCAGAGTTTCCTGATTCAGGGGTACGTGCTGGACAACGTGGGTGTCACGCAGATCGCCGTGGACGGCAAGGCCATCCCCATCCAGCCGGGCAGCGACAAACTCGCGCGCTTCCAGTTTCAGACGATGCTCAGCACTCCCACCGGCAAGTACACCATCACCGCCCGCGACGCCGCCGGCAACGAGGGCACACTGGTCCTGCCGGTCAGCGTGGACCCGGTGAAACCCACCCTGAAGATCACCCGCTTCGAACGCAGCGGCGGCGTGGTGCGCGTCTCGGGCACCGCCACCGACAACAACCGCGTGACGCAGATCCTGGTGGACGGCAACCGCCTGAACATCACGCCCGGCAACAGCGTGGACTTCTACGCCGAAACGACCGGCATCTGGGCCGACATCGCCGTCACGGACGCCGCCGGCAACACCGCCACCCTGCGCGCCCGCTGACCCGCTCCCCGCAGTGGGCGAGGGGTCCTTCATCATCCGGGCGGATGACGCTGCCGCGTGGCGGCGCGGGGTAGCCTGTGCCCTATGCACGATCTGACCGCCCTGATCCTTTCCGCTTCGTACTTCGGAATTCTGGCCATCGTCTTTGCCGAAACGGGGCTGCTGGTGGGCTTCTTCCTGCCCGGAGACAGCCTGCTGCTGGCCGCCGGGGTCCTGGCCGCCAACGGCGACCTGAACCTGGGGGGCGTCATGGTCGCCGTGATCGTCGGGGCCGTGCTGGGCTGCGTCGCCGGGTACTGGATCGGGCACCGTTTCGGGCGGAACATCTTCTCGCAGCCGAACGCGAAGTTCTTCAAGCCCGAGTACATCACCCGCGCGGAACTGTTCTTCCAGAAGTACGGCTGGCTGGCCGTGATCCTGGCGCGCTTCGTGCCGGTCGTGCGGACC includes:
- a CDS encoding MalY/PatB family protein, producing the protein MTDAGPNPADPRDTLAPAALDPTALDPTALDTTALRHPDSLKWTAFDPDVIPMWVADMDFAVAPPIMDALRARLDRSLGYPQLMGDPTLKAQLGESLARHGLSGLGAEHMTFLPGVVPGIYAAVHALTSPGEPVVTMTPVYHPFHLAITDQDRRVAGVPLRDADGGYEINWAAMDAASRGSRLLLLCHPHNPTGRVWTAQELGKLRDLVLARDLFVMSDELHADLRYTDGPFESFAADPRVQSRTVTLTGPCKAFNTAGLGIGVMVSHNAALLSRVRRAAGGLMGHESALSITMWQAALRDGGPWLADTVEYLRGNRDFLSAYLRQHLPWVKFHEAQATYLAWLDLRAHPRAADIQKFLLEEARVAVHDGPVFAHEGHKPQYQGFIRLNFATSRELLTEALDRMTAALNRER
- a CDS encoding ATP phosphoribosyltransferase regulatory subunit; protein product: MPGVSSSAARPSIRPSARAGFIPEGTRDVLPPEWSQREALRARLSACFSAWGYRGVEVPALEFASADHPQDALAFKLIDSGGQVLSLRSEFTTAVGRLVRSRFPQGPFPLRLQYGGRLWLRALNSELGRLREFNQMGVELIGVQTAQSDAELLHLAAAALETTGVQAQLEVGYPGFVDAVLEDAGLNGEARAAVHDAIDRKSGADVDLLAAQHGLSDTVRGTLHALTDLYGGPEVLDAAQALAPGLRAQEAVAHLRRVAALYGGPLLFDLGVSRRYGYYTGLTFRAYSAGLNQPVLGGGRYDLEGGLPGAGFAVGLERLMQALAPVLPPEPEVVLALDLASARAARAQGLHAELAWTDDTAELRAFSAARGIRRWVSDSPAGLTFTDLNGTEVTL
- a CDS encoding DedA family protein, producing the protein MHDLTALILSASYFGILAIVFAETGLLVGFFLPGDSLLLAAGVLAANGDLNLGGVMVAVIVGAVLGCVAGYWIGHRFGRNIFSQPNAKFFKPEYITRAELFFQKYGWLAVILARFVPVVRTLVPTMAGVSRMPLGLFNLYNIVGAVLWGVSVPALGYYLGGLIPNLDRYILIIVGGVAVVSVIPIILKVVQARRA
- a CDS encoding CidA/LrgA family protein, whose product is MTPPSPAPTPPAPASLTARLNAPARFLLGLGVLMAFAALGQALVGALHLPLPGSVVGMALLWAALGTGLVRLHWIADAADGLLGILGLLFVPATVGFLQFLGAGAAWGLWLLVMTAALLLGAGVAGLLASRLLRPEGSPDHPERP
- a CDS encoding 5'-methylthioadenosine/adenosylhomocysteine nucleosidase, encoding MLAIIGAMDEEIELLLADLHGREDLTFPGVTLHRGALDGVPVLLTRGGIGKVNAAMTTTYLLTQGATRVIFTGVAGGVHPELRVGDIVISTDCVQHDVDVTPLGYEVGTVPGELPAWPADDTLRAVALEAARDVEGVRVLDGRVASGDQFIASREGVQRLWTRFGAACAEMEGAAVAQVCAKAGVPFVVIRSVSDTADHDAKVDYREFMPLVARHAKQVVRGMLARLNAPAV
- a CDS encoding TetR/AcrR family transcriptional regulator, with the translated sequence MARKVNPIQDRARRAALEKAAYLAIYERGYAGVTLADIAAHAGVSRGTLVYHFGSRAGLLAAVMRRFSRTIAVATRRAVRQAGSPDGKLRAYVDNQFYGLENTRRFYTVSLDFLAAATRDPALMAVQRAFLADSLAVDLELARLSGEAGAAGRARLLRALVEGLSVRFLADPDPDLGAYREDCLSGLRAVLGWEAEGRRS
- a CDS encoding LrgB family protein, encoding MIWLTVTLLAFAAGVLAQLRVRSPLANPTLIGTLIVAALLLLTRAPYDTYLRDVQPLTTLLAPAVVALAVPLYRLRALLARQWRALLLGGLSGTLIAVAADAGLAHLLHLTPDAARALLTAPATSPVALQLAPFTQAPPALAATLAVLSGLIGALILPSTLSALGVTHPLARGIALGAVAHGIGTARAREEGEHTGAASSIGMGLAALSVTLLVALLA
- the hisG gene encoding ATP phosphoribosyltransferase, with translation MSPAPVRGPDHLTLALPKGRILEDAIALLSQAGLPLTMPEKSRALRHEFPGVTILELRNQDVPIYVDLGVADAGIVGKDVLIESGRTVYEPVDLKFAGCRLSLIREVGATGEITRVGTKYPRAARAYLHSRGITAETVKLSGNIELACLTGLADAVVDLVQTGGTLTANNLEEVEVLFHSTARLIVNRAALKVRAARLRPLIENLRALTAP